The Luteimonas galliterrae genomic interval ACCAAGGCGCAATTGAAGAAGATGATCACGCTGTACTGGCAGAAATAGAACAGGAAGCCGAACACCGCGCCGCCCACGCCGACGCCGTGCTCGAAGATGCGCAAGGCGAACATCGGCACCAGGAACGTGGCCAGCACCACCAGCGTGGCCACGCTGGAGATCAGCGGAAACAGCATCAGCTCCTTGTCGGAACGCAATACGGCCGCGCTGGCTTTCACCAATTGCCAGCTACGCGAGAATTTATCGAACATCGTGGCGCACTCCCCCAAGTAGACCGTCGGGCGCATCCTGCGGCGAAAACCCGTCGATCGCAAGGGCAGCCCGCTTTTGTAGGAGCGGCTTTAGCCGCGAGCTTTGCCGTTGCGACCAAAACGAATAGCGGCGACTTGCCGGGAAGAGCTCGCGGCTAAAGCCGCTCCTACAAAAAGGCCGCGCGCCGCAGGACCGTCAGCCGGTACCCGGATCGAACACGACCTCGGCACGCGTCTGCCGCTCCGGCGACTCCGCCCACAGCTGCGCCAGGCTACGGCCGCTGCCCGGGTCGACGAAGTCCGGCGCGATCTGCGCAAGCGGCATCAGCACGAAGGCATGCTTCAGCTCGGGCCGCGGCAGGCGCAGATGGCCAGGCCCTTCGAGAATGCGGTCGTCGTAGAACACGATGTCGATATCCAACGGACGGTCGCCGAACCGCGGCCCGCTGCGGTCGCGGCCGTGCGCGTCTTCCAGCGCATGCAGCCAGTCGTTGAGCGCTTGCGGCCCCAGGTCGGTTTCGACGATGGCGGCGGCGTTGAGGAAATCGGGGCCGTCGAAACCGACGGCGGCGGTGCGGTAGACCGAGGACAGCGTCGCGTCGCCGAAGCGTTCGCGCAACGCGGCGATGGCCGAGCGCAGATT includes:
- the folK gene encoding 2-amino-4-hydroxy-6-hydroxymethyldihydropteridine diphosphokinase, giving the protein MAKAYLSLGSNVDPERNLRSAIAALRERFGDATLSSVYRTAAVGFDGPDFLNAAAIVETDLGPQALNDWLHALEDAHGRDRSGPRFGDRPLDIDIVFYDDRILEGPGHLRLPRPELKHAFVLMPLAQIAPDFVDPGSGRSLAQLWAESPERQTRAEVVFDPGTG